From Enterococcus mundtii, the proteins below share one genomic window:
- a CDS encoding NUDIX domain-containing protein: MEHFHSKEEEKTYYEQEASETDFLSWYQDQERPEYEKPSLTVDIVLLCYNKEEDQLKVLLIQRKSHPYRNSWALPGGFVQKNESTGASVLRETKEETGVIISEENIEQLHTFSTPNRDPRGWVVTVSYLAFIGEEPLIAGDDAKEVQWFSLERNANKLHLSSGDVAITLDLTTSESSGKDTLAFDHSEIIVKAFNRVVNKMEHEPQVLQVLGKDFTITEARKVFAKFLGIDFKMIDHSNFKKAMLQYFDEIGERPVGIGRPSKIYQLKPGHTE, from the coding sequence GTGGAACATTTTCATTCAAAAGAAGAAGAAAAAACATATTATGAACAAGAGGCCTCTGAAACTGATTTCTTATCTTGGTACCAAGACCAAGAACGTCCTGAATATGAAAAACCTTCCTTGACAGTCGATATCGTTTTACTCTGCTACAACAAAGAAGAAGATCAATTAAAAGTTTTACTTATCCAACGTAAAAGCCATCCTTACCGAAATTCTTGGGCACTTCCCGGAGGATTCGTCCAAAAAAACGAATCCACAGGTGCCAGCGTCTTGCGAGAAACAAAAGAAGAAACAGGCGTCATCATATCCGAAGAAAACATTGAACAACTGCATACCTTCAGTACACCGAATCGTGATCCTCGTGGCTGGGTCGTGACAGTCAGCTATCTCGCCTTTATCGGTGAAGAACCTTTGATCGCTGGAGATGATGCCAAAGAAGTGCAGTGGTTTTCACTTGAACGCAATGCAAACAAACTGCATCTATCGAGTGGGGATGTAGCAATCACTCTGGACTTGACGACGAGCGAGTCTTCTGGCAAAGACACATTAGCCTTTGACCATAGCGAGATCATTGTCAAAGCCTTCAACCGTGTCGTCAATAAAATGGAACATGAACCGCAAGTGCTTCAAGTTCTAGGAAAAGACTTCACGATCACTGAAGCACGCAAAGTATTCGCTAAATTCTTAGGGATCGATTTTAAAATGATCGATCATTCCAATTTCAAAAAAGCCATGTTACAATACTTCGATGAAATCGGTGAACGTCCTGTCGGTATCGGACGCCCCTCAAAGATCTATCAATTAAAACCTGGACATACAGAATAA
- the metG gene encoding methionine--tRNA ligase: MAEKETFYITTPIYYPSGKLHIGNSYTTIACDAVARYKRLMGFDVFYLTGVDEHGQKIEKKAEELGVEPQEYVDKMAADVKKLWKTLDISYDKFIRTTDDYHKAAVQKIFDRLLEQGDIYLGEYEGWYSVSDEEFFTETQLAEVYKDEDGKVIGGKAPSGHEVELVKEESYFFRMSKYADRLLEYYEEHPEFIQPESRKNEMINNFIKPGLEDLAVSRTTFSWGINVKNDPKHVVYVWIDALSNYITALGYGSEDDQLFQKYWPADVHMVGKEIVRFHTIYWPIMLMALDIPLPKKVFGHGWLLMKDGKMSKSKGNVVYPEMLVERYGLDALRYYLLRAVPFGSDGVFTPEDFVSRVNYDLANDLGNLLNRTIAMINKYCDGMVPDYASLVTPFDSELSTTAANVVGRYHDAMEKMEFNTALAEIWVLISRANKYIDETEPWVLAKDEEKKKELESVMIHLAESLRITAILLQPIMTETPTKIFNQLGLDAETMNLEGLHFGEFPSGTKVVAKGTPIFPRLELEEEIAYIQAKMSEGTQTNEDSVKWDPEETELVSTKEKQIKFDVFEKVELKVAEVINCQKVEGADKLLQFRLDAGDDQDRQILSGIAEFYPDPSELIGKKLVIVANLKPRKMRGLISQGMILSAEAADGSLQVIEAPKGMPNGSEVG, from the coding sequence ATGGCAGAAAAGGAAACTTTTTATATCACTACGCCCATCTATTATCCAAGTGGCAAACTGCACATTGGCAATTCTTATACAACGATTGCATGTGATGCTGTTGCACGTTATAAACGTTTGATGGGCTTTGATGTGTTTTATCTAACTGGGGTAGATGAACACGGACAGAAAATCGAGAAAAAAGCAGAAGAATTAGGCGTAGAGCCACAGGAATATGTAGACAAAATGGCTGCAGATGTCAAAAAACTGTGGAAAACATTAGATATCAGCTACGATAAATTCATTCGCACAACTGATGATTATCATAAAGCAGCAGTTCAAAAAATCTTTGATCGTTTGCTTGAACAAGGCGATATTTACTTAGGTGAATATGAAGGTTGGTATTCTGTCTCAGATGAGGAATTCTTTACAGAAACTCAACTTGCAGAAGTATACAAAGATGAAGACGGCAAAGTGATCGGCGGGAAAGCGCCAAGTGGTCATGAAGTTGAGCTAGTCAAGGAAGAGTCTTATTTCTTCCGTATGAGTAAGTATGCAGATCGCTTGTTGGAATACTACGAAGAACACCCAGAGTTTATCCAACCTGAATCACGTAAAAATGAGATGATCAATAACTTCATCAAACCTGGTTTAGAAGATCTAGCAGTTTCACGGACGACGTTCAGCTGGGGAATCAATGTCAAAAATGATCCGAAACATGTAGTGTATGTCTGGATCGATGCGTTGTCGAACTACATCACCGCACTGGGTTACGGTTCAGAGGACGATCAATTATTCCAGAAATATTGGCCTGCAGATGTCCATATGGTTGGAAAAGAAATCGTTCGGTTCCATACGATCTATTGGCCGATCATGTTGATGGCATTAGATATCCCATTGCCGAAGAAAGTCTTTGGACATGGCTGGTTATTGATGAAAGACGGCAAGATGTCTAAATCGAAAGGTAATGTCGTTTATCCAGAAATGCTTGTTGAACGCTATGGCTTAGATGCTTTGCGTTATTACTTATTGCGTGCAGTACCATTTGGTTCAGATGGCGTATTTACACCAGAAGACTTTGTGTCACGTGTGAACTACGATTTGGCGAACGACTTAGGGAATCTCTTGAATCGAACGATTGCAATGATCAATAAATATTGTGATGGCATGGTTCCTGACTATGCGTCATTAGTGACACCGTTTGACAGTGAGTTATCAACAACGGCTGCGAATGTGGTAGGTCGTTATCATGATGCAATGGAAAAAATGGAATTCAACACTGCATTAGCTGAAATCTGGGTATTGATTTCTCGTGCCAACAAATATATCGATGAAACAGAACCTTGGGTCTTAGCAAAAGACGAAGAGAAGAAAAAAGAGTTAGAGAGCGTGATGATCCACTTAGCTGAATCGCTACGTATCACTGCGATCCTCTTGCAACCGATCATGACAGAAACACCAACTAAAATCTTCAATCAATTAGGGTTGGATGCCGAGACGATGAACCTTGAAGGATTACACTTCGGTGAATTCCCATCTGGGACAAAAGTCGTTGCAAAAGGTACACCGATTTTCCCACGCCTAGAGCTGGAAGAAGAAATTGCGTATATCCAAGCAAAAATGTCAGAAGGTACTCAAACAAATGAGGACTCTGTCAAATGGGACCCAGAAGAAACAGAGCTTGTTTCGACCAAAGAAAAACAAATCAAGTTCGATGTATTTGAAAAAGTCGAATTAAAAGTAGCAGAAGTCATCAATTGCCAAAAAGTCGAAGGGGCAGATAAATTATTGCAATTCCGTCTAGATGCAGGAGATGACCAAGACCGTCAAATCTTGTCTGGTATTGCCGAATTTTATCCTGATCCAAGTGAATTGATCGGCAAAAAATTAGTGATCGTTGCTAACTTGAAACCACGCAAAATGCGCGGGCTGATCAGTCAAGGAATGATCCTTTCAGCAGAAGCAGCTGATGGTTCACTACAAGTGATCGAAGCACCAAAAGGTATGCCAAACGGTTCTGAAGTTGGCTAA
- a CDS encoding Fic family protein → MNVAELDLVTRFVLEKKANLHGGIYHLTQVEMAYNSNRIEGSRISEKQTALIFENNILPPAESGEATKLDDIKETENHFKGFDYVIDHIEEPLSNDFIKELHRILKRGTTDENNPLTPVGEFKLVQNMIGFGYDEVETTAPEEVTEKMTELLAHYENSKKQSLVEIADFHVKYERIHPFADGNGRTGRLIMFKECLRHNIMPFVIKDVHREFYYRGLSNWGTENGYLLDTLGMSQDMYEQFLKKMKFTGSVHQ, encoded by the coding sequence ATGAATGTGGCTGAGTTAGATTTAGTTACCCGATTTGTACTGGAAAAAAAAGCAAATCTGCATGGCGGAATTTACCATTTGACGCAAGTAGAAATGGCGTATAACTCCAATCGAATAGAAGGGTCGAGAATTTCTGAGAAGCAAACCGCCTTAATATTTGAAAATAATATTCTCCCTCCTGCTGAAAGTGGCGAGGCAACGAAACTAGATGATATCAAAGAAACAGAAAATCATTTCAAAGGTTTCGATTACGTGATCGATCATATCGAAGAACCGTTATCGAATGATTTTATCAAAGAACTACATCGAATTTTGAAACGAGGAACAACTGATGAAAACAATCCGCTAACACCTGTCGGAGAATTTAAACTTGTTCAAAATATGATTGGTTTTGGTTATGATGAGGTTGAAACCACAGCACCCGAGGAAGTAACTGAAAAAATGACGGAATTACTTGCTCACTATGAGAACTCAAAAAAACAAAGCTTAGTTGAAATTGCAGATTTTCATGTGAAATATGAACGCATCCACCCATTTGCAGATGGCAACGGACGTACGGGACGTTTGATTATGTTCAAAGAATGCTTGAGGCACAATATCATGCCTTTCGTGATCAAAGATGTCCATCGTGAGTTCTACTACAGAGGTTTAAGTAATTGGGGAACCGAGAATGGTTATTTACTTGATACTTTAGGTATGAGTCAAGATATGTATGAACAGTTTTTAAAAAAAATGAAATTCACAGGATCGGTTCATCAATAA
- a CDS encoding APC family permease: MKGKLKREINLFGALSTVMGTVIGAGVFFKTAAVVASTQSTSLTLLAWLLGGFLTICAGLTVAELATAIPETGGAVKYIEAAYGKLPSFLLGWAQSLIYFPANIAALSIIFATQLINLLQLSPDYLLVIAIITALSITGLNLLGTKVGAYVQSITLVVKLIPIAVIIIWGLLTPGQGTVQLFPVEAGQGVSWAEGLSGALLATLFAYDGWLGVGAMAGEMKRPEKDLPKAIILGLSFVTFVYLLINFVFLKTLPIDQIAGNLNASSDASAVIFGELGGKIVTIGILISVYGALNGYTLTGIRVPYAMALENELPFSKQLTKLSKNFTVPYVPALFQLAIACIMMSLGSFDFLTDMLIFVMWLFSLLIFIGVFILRKKAPEMPRPYKVPLYPVIPIIAILGAIFILGMTLITQTNLALIGILVTLLGIPVFYYKKRQTESN, translated from the coding sequence ATGAAGGGGAAATTAAAACGCGAGATCAATTTGTTTGGTGCATTATCCACAGTAATGGGAACTGTGATCGGCGCCGGCGTCTTTTTTAAAACAGCAGCGGTAGTGGCAAGTACACAATCAACAAGTTTGACGTTACTCGCGTGGTTGTTAGGGGGATTCTTAACGATCTGTGCGGGGCTAACAGTCGCTGAATTAGCCACTGCCATTCCTGAAACAGGTGGAGCGGTCAAGTATATTGAAGCAGCTTACGGTAAGTTACCAAGTTTTTTGTTAGGCTGGGCACAAAGTTTGATTTACTTTCCAGCCAACATTGCGGCATTATCGATCATCTTTGCAACACAGCTGATCAATCTCTTACAGCTATCTCCTGATTATTTATTAGTGATTGCTATTATTACAGCACTTTCTATCACTGGATTGAATCTGTTAGGGACCAAAGTTGGTGCGTACGTTCAATCGATTACATTGGTAGTCAAGTTGATCCCAATTGCAGTGATCATTATTTGGGGGCTTCTGACACCAGGACAGGGTACTGTTCAATTATTTCCAGTAGAAGCCGGACAAGGTGTTTCATGGGCAGAAGGACTTAGTGGTGCTTTGTTGGCGACGCTTTTCGCTTACGATGGCTGGTTAGGTGTCGGAGCCATGGCTGGAGAAATGAAACGTCCAGAAAAGGATCTACCAAAAGCGATTATTTTAGGATTGAGTTTTGTGACATTCGTTTATCTATTGATCAACTTCGTCTTTTTAAAAACATTACCGATTGATCAAATTGCTGGGAACTTGAATGCTTCATCTGATGCGTCAGCAGTCATCTTCGGTGAACTAGGAGGGAAAATCGTTACGATCGGTATTTTGATCTCTGTCTACGGCGCATTGAATGGTTATACGTTGACTGGGATTCGTGTGCCATATGCCATGGCATTAGAAAATGAATTACCGTTCAGCAAACAGTTGACAAAGCTTTCAAAAAACTTTACCGTCCCTTATGTCCCTGCGTTGTTCCAATTAGCGATCGCCTGTATCATGATGAGTTTAGGGTCGTTTGATTTTCTGACGGATATGTTGATTTTTGTCATGTGGCTATTTAGCTTATTGATTTTTATTGGCGTATTTATTTTAAGAAAGAAAGCACCAGAGATGCCTCGTCCATATAAAGTACCATTGTATCCTGTGATACCGATCATTGCGATTTTAGGAGCCATCTTTATTTTAGGGATGACACTGATCACACAAACGAATTTGGCATTGATCGGAATCTTAGTCACATTGTTAGGTATACCTGTGTTCTACTACAAAAAAAGACAAACTGAAAGTAACTAA
- a CDS encoding TatD family hydrolase, which produces MIFDSHTHLNAEQFNDDIPETIQRAEELGVTKMAVVGFDTPTIEKSLMLSQDYPNIYSIIGWHPTEAGSYTKEIENKLQEQLTLPKVVALGEIGLDYYWMEDPKEVQDKIFRRQIAIAKEMNLPISIHTREALEDTYKVLKEEDIRDIGGIMHSFSGDYEWAQRFLDLGMHISFSGVVTFKKALDVQEAATNVPLDRLLVETDAPYLAPMPYRGKRNEPGYTRYTVEKIAELRQLPMEEVAAQTWKNAHRLFGLSEHD; this is translated from the coding sequence ATGATATTTGATTCTCATACTCATTTGAACGCGGAACAATTCAATGATGACATTCCTGAAACGATCCAGCGTGCAGAAGAACTAGGTGTGACTAAAATGGCCGTCGTAGGCTTTGATACACCGACGATCGAAAAGTCCTTGATGCTTAGTCAAGATTACCCAAACATTTATAGCATCATTGGTTGGCATCCTACCGAAGCTGGTAGCTATACGAAAGAAATCGAAAATAAACTTCAAGAACAATTGACTTTACCAAAAGTGGTTGCTTTAGGGGAAATCGGACTGGATTATTATTGGATGGAAGATCCAAAAGAAGTCCAAGATAAAATTTTTAGAAGACAGATCGCCATCGCAAAAGAGATGAACTTACCAATTAGTATCCATACGAGAGAAGCATTGGAAGATACTTATAAGGTTTTAAAAGAAGAGGACATTCGCGACATTGGTGGGATCATGCACAGCTTTAGTGGTGATTATGAATGGGCACAACGTTTCCTTGATTTAGGGATGCACATTTCTTTCAGTGGTGTCGTCACTTTCAAAAAGGCGTTAGATGTGCAAGAAGCAGCGACAAACGTTCCATTAGATCGTCTATTAGTGGAAACAGATGCTCCATATTTAGCGCCAATGCCCTATCGAGGAAAAAGAAATGAACCAGGGTATACTCGTTACACAGTCGAAAAGATCGCTGAACTTCGTCAACTGCCAATGGAAGAAGTAGCGGCACAAACATGGAAAAATGCCCATCGTTTATTTGGATTATCAGAGCATGACTAA
- the rnmV gene encoding ribonuclease M5: protein MTKLKIQEIIVVEGKDDTRRLQEVVEADTIETIGSAINEEILMQIEHAQETRGIIIFTDPDFSGEKIRKTIMEVVPQAKHAFLPRNQAVPKKKGSLGVEHASDEAILEALKKVVTPVDDETQVPEITRQMLVAYGLIAGPQAKEKREMLGDELRIGYTNGKQLEKRLNMFRITLAEFKQAMKKVEDHYE, encoded by the coding sequence ATGACTAAGTTAAAGATCCAAGAAATCATTGTTGTCGAAGGGAAAGACGATACGAGAAGGCTACAAGAAGTGGTTGAAGCCGACACGATAGAAACGATTGGTTCAGCGATCAATGAAGAAATCTTGATGCAGATCGAACATGCACAGGAAACTAGGGGAATCATTATTTTTACGGACCCAGATTTCTCAGGTGAGAAGATTCGTAAAACAATCATGGAAGTGGTACCACAAGCAAAACATGCATTTTTGCCAAGGAACCAAGCCGTACCGAAAAAAAAGGGAAGCTTAGGAGTCGAACATGCGAGTGACGAAGCGATATTAGAAGCGTTGAAAAAGGTCGTTACGCCAGTCGATGATGAGACCCAAGTACCAGAGATCACTAGACAAATGCTTGTTGCGTATGGATTGATTGCCGGACCACAAGCAAAAGAAAAGCGTGAGATGCTAGGCGATGAATTACGCATTGGCTATACAAACGGAAAACAATTGGAAAAACGGTTGAACATGTTCCGAATTACGTTAGCTGAGTTTAAGCAGGCAATGAAAAAAGTGGAGGATCATTATGAGTGA
- the rsmA gene encoding 16S rRNA (adenine(1518)-N(6)/adenine(1519)-N(6))-dimethyltransferase RsmA — protein sequence MSEYRDIATPTRTKEILLKHGFSFKKSLGQNFLTEPNILRKIIETGQIDQQTNVIEVGPGIGALTEQIARHAKQVVAFEIDDRLIPVLADTLSPYSNVTVIHQDILKTDLAEAVNTQFNEQLPLKVVANLPYYITTPIMMHFLESDVVVDEMIVMMQKEVADRISAKPGTKAYGSLSIAVQYYMEASLAFIVPKTVFVPQPNVDSAILKLTRRATPAVSVTDEKAFFRLTKAAFQQRRKTLWNNLQHAYGKDEETKSWLTESLTEAGIDPKRRGETLSLGEFAALSNAMEHLKK from the coding sequence ATGAGTGAATATCGGGATATTGCAACACCCACTAGAACAAAAGAAATTTTATTGAAGCACGGCTTCTCCTTTAAAAAGAGCTTAGGACAAAACTTTTTGACAGAGCCGAATATCCTTCGGAAAATCATTGAAACTGGTCAAATCGATCAGCAGACTAATGTCATTGAAGTAGGACCAGGAATTGGTGCATTAACAGAGCAAATCGCGCGTCATGCCAAACAAGTAGTCGCATTTGAAATCGACGATCGATTGATTCCTGTCTTGGCAGATACCCTTTCACCATATTCGAATGTAACAGTCATCCACCAAGATATTTTGAAAACTGATTTGGCAGAGGCAGTCAATACTCAATTCAACGAGCAGTTACCATTGAAAGTGGTGGCTAATTTGCCTTATTATATTACGACACCAATCATGATGCACTTTCTTGAATCAGACGTAGTGGTTGACGAAATGATCGTGATGATGCAAAAAGAAGTAGCTGATCGTATTTCAGCTAAACCCGGAACAAAAGCATATGGCTCTTTATCGATTGCTGTGCAATATTATATGGAAGCAAGTTTGGCGTTTATTGTGCCAAAAACAGTATTTGTACCACAACCAAACGTGGATTCAGCCATCTTGAAATTGACAAGACGCGCAACACCAGCAGTTTCCGTAACGGACGAAAAAGCCTTTTTCCGTCTGACAAAGGCTGCGTTTCAACAGCGTAGAAAAACTTTATGGAATAACTTGCAACATGCCTATGGGAAAGACGAAGAAACAAAAAGTTGGTTAACTGAAAGTCTAACGGAGGCAGGAATCGATCCGAAAAGACGAGGAGAAACACTTTCTTTAGGAGAATTTGCTGCTTTGAGCAATGCCATGGAACATCTAAAAAAATAA
- a CDS encoding ABC transporter ATP-binding protein, with amino-acid sequence MVEMALKNVYKKYDNAENYSVTDFNLAIKDREFIVFVGPSGCGKSTTLRMIAGLEDISEGELNIGGKVMNDVAPKDRDIAMVFQNYALYPHMTVFDNMAFGLKLRKYDKADIQQRVENAAEILGLTEYLKRKPAALSGGQRQRVALGRAIVRDAKVFLMDEPLSNLDAKLRVAMRAEIAKLHQRLETTTIYVTHDQTEAMTMADRIVIMKDGFIQQIGSPKEVYDTPVNMFVAGFIGSPAMNFFNVKLSQGVISDGHGLKLRIPEGKNKVLVEKGYEGKELVFGIRPEDIHSEQVVLDASPETVVNSEVVVSELLGAETMLYTRTGTTEFISKVDARDFHKPGEMIDLAFNINKGHFFDKDTEDVITIP; translated from the coding sequence ATGGTAGAAATGGCTCTGAAAAATGTATACAAGAAATATGACAATGCAGAAAACTATTCTGTTACTGACTTTAACTTGGCAATCAAAGATCGCGAATTTATCGTATTCGTTGGTCCTTCCGGTTGTGGGAAATCAACAACTCTACGAATGATCGCTGGTCTTGAAGATATTTCCGAAGGAGAATTGAATATCGGCGGTAAAGTAATGAACGATGTTGCTCCTAAAGACCGTGATATCGCGATGGTATTCCAAAACTATGCCTTATACCCTCACATGACGGTATTTGACAATATGGCGTTTGGTTTGAAATTGCGTAAATACGATAAAGCAGACATCCAACAACGTGTGGAAAATGCTGCGGAGATCCTTGGTTTGACTGAATACTTAAAACGTAAACCTGCTGCTCTTTCAGGAGGTCAACGTCAGCGTGTCGCTTTAGGTCGTGCCATCGTACGTGATGCGAAAGTCTTCTTAATGGATGAGCCATTGTCAAACTTGGATGCCAAACTACGTGTAGCCATGCGTGCCGAAATCGCGAAGTTGCATCAACGCTTAGAAACAACAACCATTTACGTTACCCATGACCAAACAGAAGCGATGACGATGGCAGACCGCATCGTCATCATGAAAGATGGATTTATCCAACAAATCGGTTCACCGAAAGAAGTTTATGACACACCAGTCAACATGTTCGTTGCTGGTTTCATTGGTTCACCTGCCATGAACTTTTTCAATGTAAAATTAAGCCAAGGCGTTATCTCAGATGGTCATGGACTAAAATTGAGAATCCCTGAAGGTAAAAATAAAGTGCTAGTTGAAAAAGGTTATGAAGGCAAAGAACTTGTCTTTGGTATCCGTCCAGAAGATATCCATAGTGAACAAGTTGTCTTGGATGCCTCACCAGAAACTGTTGTCAATTCAGAAGTCGTTGTATCTGAATTACTTGGTGCAGAAACCATGCTTTATACTCGCACTGGAACAACTGAGTTCATTTCAAAAGTTGACGCGCGTGACTTCCATAAACCAGGAGAAATGATCGACCTTGCCTTCAATATCAACAAAGGCCATTTCTTTGATAAAGATACAGAAGATGTCATCACGATCCCATAA
- a CDS encoding antitoxin MazE — protein sequence METTIRKIGNSVGAIFPKDISPEVGKIYTIIKIGETYVLKPKKEDIFKTPEAWAGFRDSITQEDKEWDEMNLEGEEL from the coding sequence ATGGAAACGACTATTAGAAAGATTGGAAATTCTGTAGGAGCGATTTTTCCCAAAGATATTTCTCCAGAAGTTGGAAAAATATATACGATTATTAAAATAGGTGAAACATATGTATTAAAGCCCAAAAAAGAAGATATTTTCAAGACTCCAGAGGCATGGGCAGGCTTTAGAGATTCAATCACCCAAGAAGATAAAGAGTGGGATGAGATGAACCTTGAGGGGGAGGAACTATAA
- a CDS encoding type II toxin-antitoxin system PemK/MazF family toxin, whose translation MDYPKQKDIVWLDFDPARGKEIKKRRPGLVVSKNNFNQYTGFCLICPITSTERKFDTYIKIKEPQIISGQVVTHQLRSIDYTARNIIKIEQCDILTWVDVLEVLDMFV comes from the coding sequence ATGGATTATCCAAAGCAAAAAGATATTGTATGGCTGGATTTTGATCCAGCTAGAGGAAAGGAAATAAAGAAGCGAAGACCAGGTTTGGTAGTAAGTAAGAATAACTTCAACCAATACACTGGTTTTTGTTTGATTTGCCCAATCACATCAACTGAAAGAAAATTTGATACATATATTAAGATCAAAGAACCACAAATCATTTCTGGACAAGTTGTTACACATCAGTTGCGTTCAATTGACTACACCGCTAGAAACATAATAAAAATTGAACAATGTGATATTCTAACATGGGTGGATGTACTAGAAGTCCTTGATATGTTTGTATAG
- the mgsA gene encoding methylglyoxal synthase, with product MKIALIAHDRKKELMIKFTTAYKIILEQHELFATGTTGQRIAEATGLSVHRFNSGPLGGDQQIGAMISEDELDLVIFLRDPLAAQPHEPDVTALIRLADVYDIPLATNIGTAEVLLRGLEAGFLEFRQVIHEEGSKIPFPNKI from the coding sequence ATGAAAATAGCATTGATTGCACATGATCGTAAAAAAGAGTTGATGATCAAATTTACAACAGCTTATAAAATCATACTTGAACAACATGAACTATTCGCGACAGGGACAACTGGTCAGCGGATTGCAGAAGCCACAGGATTATCGGTCCATCGGTTCAATTCAGGACCTTTAGGCGGCGACCAACAAATTGGCGCGATGATCTCAGAAGATGAATTGGATCTAGTGATTTTCCTTCGTGATCCTTTAGCAGCTCAACCTCATGAACCTGATGTCACTGCGTTGATCCGCTTGGCTGATGTGTATGATATTCCTTTAGCAACAAATATTGGGACAGCAGAAGTTTTGTTACGTGGGCTTGAAGCCGGATTTTTGGAATTTCGACAAGTCATTCATGAAGAAGGAAGTAAGATCCCTTTTCCTAATAAGATCTAA
- a CDS encoding folate family ECF transporter S component, whose product MKKNRLDARMITIMGLLIALMVTLSRLVSFETPLLKISVTFIPQVIMGILFGPFWTGIGSVLADIVGMALFPKSVFFIGFTLNAFIEGAIYGFFFYRKEITWKNAILATLSVTVFVSLILTPLWLVIMYQVPMNWVFWGPRLLKAIIWLPIQSTMIYVIGRAMPYKRILRSLTTHTK is encoded by the coding sequence ATGAAGAAAAATCGTTTAGATGCTCGTATGATTACGATCATGGGACTGCTGATCGCATTGATGGTCACGTTGTCTCGCTTAGTTTCATTTGAAACACCATTACTCAAAATCAGTGTAACGTTCATTCCCCAAGTAATTATGGGTATTTTATTTGGCCCATTTTGGACAGGGATCGGTTCTGTGTTAGCTGATATTGTGGGTATGGCATTATTTCCTAAATCTGTCTTTTTCATCGGCTTCACGTTGAATGCTTTTATTGAAGGAGCGATTTATGGGTTCTTTTTCTATCGCAAAGAGATCACTTGGAAAAATGCAATCTTAGCCACGCTCAGTGTGACAGTGTTCGTTAGCTTGATTCTGACACCATTATGGTTGGTCATCATGTATCAAGTACCGATGAACTGGGTATTCTGGGGACCACGTTTATTAAAAGCCATTATCTGGTTGCCGATCCAATCGACGATGATCTACGTGATTGGGCGCGCCATGCCATATAAAAGAATTTTGCGGAGTTTAACGACGCATACAAAATAA